Part of the Pan paniscus chromosome 3, NHGRI_mPanPan1-v2.0_pri, whole genome shotgun sequence genome is shown below.
TCCAGGGCCCCTTTCCTGGGCGTCTACTGGCGGGGCCCCCGCCCCGGTTCCCGGCGGCACGATGACCGACACCCGGCGGCGGGTGAAGGTGTACACGCTCAACGAGGACCGGCAGCGGGACGACCGGGGCACCGGGCATGTGTCGTCTGGCTACGTGGAGCGGCTGAAGGGCATGTCCCTGCTTGTCAGGGCTGAGAGCGACGGTTCTCTACTTTTAGAGTCCAAAATAAATCCTAACACCGCATACCAGAAACAACAGGACACTCTGATTGTGTGGTCTGAAGCAGAAAATTATGACTTGGCCCTTAGCTTTCAAGAAAAAGCTGGATGTGATGAaatttgggagaaaatatgtCAGGTTCAAGGAAAGGACCCTTCCGTGGACATCACTCAGGACCTTGTGGATGAATCTGAAGAGGAGCGTTTTGATGATATGTCATCGCCAGGCTTAGAATTGCCATCTTGTGAATTAAGTCGCCTTGAAGAAATTGCAGAACTTGTGGCATCATCTTTACCTTCACCTCTTCGTCGTGAAAAACTTGCACTGGCACTAGAAAATGAGGGTTATATTAAAAAGCTCCTGGAGCTTTTTCATGTGTGTgaagatttggaaaatattgaagGACTGCACCACTTGTATGAAATTATCAAAGGCATCTTTCTCTTGAATCGAACTGCTCTTTTTGAAGTTATGTTCTCTGAAGAATGTATAATGGACGTCATTGGATGTTTAGAATATGATCCTGCTTTATCACAACCACGAAAACACAGGGAATTTCTAACAAAAACAGCCAAGTTTAAAGAAGTGATTCCCATATCAGATCCTGAGCTGAAACAAAAAATTCATCAGACATACAGAGTTCAGTATATACAAGATATGGTTCTACCAACTCCTTCGGTCTTTGAAGAAAACATGTTATCAACACTTCactcttttatctttttcaatAAGGTAGAGATTGTTGGCATGTTGCAGGAAGATGAGAAATTTCTGACAGATTTGTTTGCACAACTAACAGATGAAGCAACAGATGAGGAAAAAAGACAGGAAttggttaactttttaaaagaattttgtgCATTTTCCCAAACGCTACAGCCTCAAAACAGAGATGCTTTTTTCAAGACTTTGTCAAACATGGGCATATTACCAGCTTTAGAAGTCATCCTTGGCATGGATGATACACAGGTGCGAAGTGCTGCTACTGATATATTCTCATACTTGGTTGAATATAATCCATCCATGGTACGAGAGTTTGTCATGCAGGAGGCACAACAGAATGATGATGATATTTTGCTCATCAACCTCATTATAGAACATATGATTTGTGATACAGATCCTGAACTTGGAGGAGCAGTCCAGCTTATGGGCCTGCTTCGAGCTTTAGTTGACCCAGAGAACATGCTAGCCACTgccaataaaacagaaaagactgAATTTCTGGGTTTCTTCTACAAGCACTGTATGCATGTTCTCACTGCTCCTTTACTAGCAAATACAACAGAAGACAAACCTAGTAAAGATGATTTTCAGACTGCCCAACTATTGGCACTTGTATTggaattgttaacattttgtgtGGAGCACCATACCTACCACATAAAGAACTACATTATTAATAAGGATATCCTCCGGAGAGTGCTAGTTCTTATGGCCTCGAAGCATGCTTTCTTGGCATTATGTGCCCTTCgttttaaaagaaagattattGGATTAAAAGATGAGTTTTACAACCGCTACATAatgaaaagttttttgtttgaaCCAGTAGTGAAAGCATTTCTCAACAATGGATCCCGCTACAATCTGATGAACTCTGCCATAATAGAGATGTTTGAATTTATTAGAGTGGAAGATATAAAATCATTAACTGCTCATGTAATTGAAAATTACTGGAAAGCACTGGAAGATGTAGATTATGTACAGACATTTAAAGGATTAAAACTGAGATTTGAACAACAAAGAGAAAGGCAAGATAATCCCAAACTTGACAGTATGCATTCCATTTTGAGGAATCACAGATATCGAAGAGATGCCAGAACACTAGAAGATGAAGAAGAGATGTGGTTTAACACAGATGAAGATGACATGGAAGATGGAGAAGCTGTAGTGTCTCCATCTGACAAAACtaaaaatgatgatgatattaTGGATACAATAAGTAAattcatggaaaggaagaaattaaaagaaagtgAGGAAAAGGAAGTGCTTCTGAAAACAAATCTTTCTGGACGGCAGAGCCCAAGTTTCAAGCTTTCCCTGTCCAGTGGAACGAAGACTAACCTCACCAGCCAGT
Proteins encoded:
- the LOC100994754 gene encoding serine/threonine-protein phosphatase 4 regulatory subunit 3A-like, which produces MTDTRRRVKVYTLNEDRQRDDRGTGHVSSGYVERLKGMSLLVRAESDGSLLLESKINPNTAYQKQQDTLIVWSEAENYDLALSFQEKAGCDEIWEKICQVQGKDPSVDITQDLVDESEEERFDDMSSPGLELPSCELSRLEEIAELVASSLPSPLRREKLALALENEGYIKKLLELFHVCEDLENIEGLHHLYEIIKGIFLLNRTALFEVMFSEECIMDVIGCLEYDPALSQPRKHREFLTKTAKFKEVIPISDPELKQKIHQTYRVQYIQDMVLPTPSVFEENMLSTLHSFIFFNKVEIVGMLQEDEKFLTDLFAQLTDEATDEEKRQELVNFLKEFCAFSQTLQPQNRDAFFKTLSNMGILPALEVILGMDDTQVRSAATDIFSYLVEYNPSMVREFVMQEAQQNDDDILLINLIIEHMICDTDPELGGAVQLMGLLRALVDPENMLATANKTEKTEFLGFFYKHCMHVLTAPLLANTTEDKPSKDDFQTAQLLALVLELLTFCVEHHTYHIKNYIINKDILRRVLVLMASKHAFLALCALRFKRKIIGLKDEFYNRYIMKSFLFEPVVKAFLNNGSRYNLMNSAIIEMFEFIRVEDIKSLTAHVIENYWKALEDVDYVQTFKGLKLRFEQQRERQDNPKLDSMHSILRNHRYRRDARTLEDEEEMWFNTDEDDMEDGEAVVSPSDKTKNDDDIMDTISKFMERKKLKESEEKEVLLKTNLSGRQSPSFKLSLSSGTKTNLTSQSSTTNLPGSPGSPGSPGSPGSPGSVPKNTSQTAAITTKGGLVGLVDYPDDDEDDDEDEDKEDTLPLSKKAKFDS